From a single Rosa rugosa chromosome 7, drRosRugo1.1, whole genome shotgun sequence genomic region:
- the LOC133722632 gene encoding uncharacterized protein LOC133722632: protein MLRHLVPYKTWRMSLTTTPTHLPLSLTLTKSTLSKMEPKGTLIFSTVGRPHYGFDLFSLRLSSSHLPLEHRLTDGKSINFNAQFARDDDQSIVFISERTGSPAIYLTRPGIPNPRLLHSVPGSLFHDRPIIKDGKLYFISAHEQPDRLFKSWSALYSTELDGENQKKKTTRLTPPGSVDYSPAVSLSGEFVAVASYGSRPWDGEFHQLNTDIVVFRASQPGERVVVCQRGGWPTWSGDSFIYFHRQDDDGWWTIFRIDFPQDFESSAYPLTPTRVTPSGLHCFTPAAMHDGRRIAVATRRRDTKFRHVEVFDVDTKTFRPVTSTLNPDFHHYNPFVSPDSEFLGYHRFRGESTQWGGESIIPHLEPVSSPVTHLQMLRLNGFFPTFSPDADLVAFNPDFQGNPGVKIVRSDGSKCWTLIKGRTAFYNCWSPTERHVIYTSIGGIFQSAKTTVQIARIEFDPSDLNGDKDVPCNVKILTREDTGNNAFASCSPDGKSLVFRSGRTGHKNLYIVDAVNGEFNGGIRRLTEGPCIDTMPSWSPRGDLIAFSSNRHKPDDDAVFSIYVINPDGSGLRRIHVAGDDVDRERINHVCFSRDGEWLLFTANLDGVTAEPVSFPNQFQPYGDLYVVRLDGSGLRRLTWNGYENGTPTWHTGDELDLGRLRLGPSEAGDKLKGQFDEPLWISCDI, encoded by the coding sequence ATGCTTCGTCATCTTGTACCCTATAAAACCTGGAGAATGTCCCTAACAACAACACCGACTCATCTTccactctctctcactctcacaaAATCCACTCTATCGAAAATGGAGCCCAAGGGCACTCTCATCTTCTCCACCGTTGGCCGACCCCACTACGGCTTCGACCTATTCTCCCTCCGCCTCAGCTCCTCCCATCTCCCCCTCGAACACCGCCTCACCGACGGCAAATCCATCAACTTCAACGCCCAATTCGCCCGCGACGACGACCAGTCCATCGTCTTCATCTCCGAACGAACCGGGTCGCCCGCCATTTACTTAACCCGACCCGGAATCCCAAACCCCCGACTGCTGCATTCCGTGCCCGGAAGCCTCTTCCACGACCGGCCCATCATCAAGGACGGCAAGCTCTACTTCATCTCAGCTCACGAACAGCCCGACCGGCTTTTCAAGAGCTGGTCTGCTCTCTACTCCACTGAGCTTGATGGTGAGaaccaaaagaagaagaccACCCGGTTGACTCCGCCCGGGTCTGTCGATTACAGTCCGGCCGTTTCTCTCTCCGGCGAGTTCGTCGCCGTCGCTTCGTACGGCTCTCGTCCCTGGGACGGCGAGTTTCACCAGCTCAACACCGACATCGTCGTCTTCCGAGCTTCACAGCCCGGAGAGCGTGTGGTGGTCTGTCAGCGCGGCGGGTGGCCCACCTGGTCCGGCGACTCCTTCATCTACTTTCACCGCCAGGACGACGACGGCTGGTGGACCATTTTCCGAATTGACTTCCCCCAAGATTTCGAATCCTCTGCATACCCGTTGACTCCCACTCGGGTCACTCCGTCGGGTCTCCACTGCTTCACTCCGGCCGCCATGCACGACGGAAGACGAATCGCAGTCGCCACTCGCCGCCGCGACACGAAGTTCCGACACGTGGAGGTCTTCGACGTCGACACGAAGACGTTCCGTCCGGTCACCTCGACGCTGAACCCGGATTTCCACCATTACAACCCGTTCGTTTCCCCGGACTCCGAGTTCCTCGGGTACCACCGATTCCGCGGCGAGTCGACTCAGTGGGGCGGCGAGTCGATCATTCCTCACCTGGAGCCGGTGTCGTCTCCCGTCACACATCTCCAAATGCTGAGGCTTAACGGCTTCTTCCCGACCTTCTCTCCCGACGCCGATCTCGTCGCGTTTAATCCCGATTTCCAAGGAAACCCCGGCGTCAAAATCGTCAGGTCCGACGGGTCAAAGTGTTGGACTTTAATCAAAGGCCGCACGGCCTTCTACAACTGCTGGAGCCCCACAGAGAGACACGTCATATACACATCCATAGGCGGAATCTTCCAGTCAGCAAAGACAACGGTCCAGATTGCGCGAATAGAGTTTGACCCGTCTGATCTGAACGGTGATAAGGACGTCCCATGCAACGTTAAGATCCTCACTCGCGAAGACACAGGGAATAACGCCTTCGCTTCCTGCTCCCCAGACGGCAAGTCGCTCGTGTTCCGGTCCGGTCGGACCGGCCACAAGAACCTCTACATTGTCGACGCCGTTAACGGCGAGTTTAACGGCGGAATCCGTCGGTTGACGGAGGGGCCGTGTATTGATACCATGCCGAGCTGGTCGCCCAGAGGAGACCTCATCGCCTTCTCTTCGAACCGGCACAAACCGGACGATGATGCTGTGTTCAGCATTTACGTCATCAACCCGGACGGCTCGGGGTTGCGGAGGATCCACGTGGCGGGGGATGACGTGGACAGGGAGAGGATCAACCACGTGTGCTTTAGTAGAGACGGGGAGTGGCTGCTGTTCACGGCTAACTTGGACGGCGTGACGGCTGAGCCGGTGTCGTTTCCGAACCAGTTTCAGCCGTACGGGGATTTGTACGTGGTGAGATTGGACGGGAGTGGGTTGAGGAGGCTGACGTGGAATGGGTATGAGAATGGCACGCCGACGTGGCACACGGGTGATGAGCTGGACTTGGGGCGGCTGCGTTTGGGTCCTTCCGAAGCTGGAGATAAACTCAAGGGTCAATTTGACGAACCTCTTTGGATTTCTTGTGACATCTGA
- the LOC133721371 gene encoding uncharacterized protein LOC133721371 produces the protein MENRCKFWLPKKKRFCANVPLTESVFCGNHTPRSDSQWIPCPIDPSHSVLEENLEGHLRRCPLLKQVESLTHQPFYQKGINAGKEEDQQEIETLSCTRVEDSALADDPKSEAFGYILSEMKRTVYSMSVPDFYILIEKIESVHKSICKDIQESYKVPEACGMWIKREVDRKLPFQEKHVMQQVSILGNMEDFGVIKSSIAKERANCDDGDGFPVRDDCDYSNGVPAVVEFGAGRGYLTQMLADCYGIKRVFLVERKSYKLKADRSLRQKESLILQRLRIDIEDLNLNAVESLRGGPFISIGKHLCGPATDLTLRCCLGEQSNQSNGGGCVNPNLRGLAIATCCHHLCQWKHYINKKYLLELGITKEEFHVIIWFTSWAVDADHGTDLPDVTDCGFHLESIGKKQPHGDNGVEDVVRNMKAVERAALGFMCKQIIDMGRLVWMKEHGLEAQFVKYVPSSVSPENHLLIARSTNLS, from the exons ATGGAAAACCGCTGCAAGTTTTGGCTCCCTAAAAAGAAGAGATTTTGTGCCAATGTTCCCCTCACTGAATCAGT GTTCTGTGGCAACCACACACCCAGGTCCGACAGCCAGTGGATTCCATGCCCAATAGACCCTTCTCA TTCTGTGCTTGAAGAAAATCTTGAAGGACATCTTAGGAGATGCCCATTGCTCAAACAAGTGGAGTCTCTGACTCACCAGCCCTTTTACCAAAAGGGTATCAATGCTGGCAAAGAAGAAGACCAACAAGAAATAGAAACACTCAGTTGTACTAGAGTGGAGGATTCGGCATTGGCTGATGACCCCAAGTCGGAGGCTTTCGGCTACATTCTTTCGGAAATGAAGAGGACTGTTTATAGTATGTCTGTGCCTGATTTCTATATATTAATCGAAAAAATTGAGTCTGTTCATAAGTCCATATGCAAGGATATTCAGGAGTCGTATAAGGTACCGGAAGCTTGCGGAATGTGGATCAAAAGAGAGGTAGACAG AAAATTGCCATTTCAAGAGAAACATGTTATGCAGCAGGTGTCGATTCTTGGAAACATGGAAGATTTTGGGGTAATAAAGAGTTCCATAGCAAAGGAGAGGGCTAACTGTGATGATGGCGATGGGTTCCCTGTGAGGGATGACTGTGATTATAGCAATGGTGTCCCTGCGGTGGTTGAGTTTGGAGCGGGGAGAGGATACTTGACACAAATGCTGGCAGATTGTTACGGCATTAAGAGGGTCTTTTTGGTTGAAAGGAAGTCATACAAGCTGAAG GCTGATCGATCCTTGCGACAGAAAGAGAGCTTGATACTGCAACGTTTGAGAATTGACA TTGAGGATTTAAACCTGAATGCTGTTGAGTCATTGCGGGGAGGTCCTTTCATTTCTATCGGTAAACATCTTTGTGGGCCTGCAACAG ATTTGACTCTGAGATGTTGCCTTGGGGAACAATCCAATCAAAGTAATGGTGGAGGGTGTGTTAACCCGAACCTAAGAGGTCTAGCTATTGCCACATGTTGCCATCATCTTTGCCAGTGGAAGCACTACATAA ATAAGAAGTATCTATTAGAGTTGGGGATCACAAAAGAGGAATTCCATGTAATTATATGGTTCACTAGTTGGGCAGTGGATGCTGATCATGGCACAGATCTTCCTGATGTTACCGATTGCGGATTTCATCTTGAATCCAT CGGAAAGAAGCAACCCCACGGAGATAATGGAGTTGAAGACGTCGTGAGAAATATGAAAGCAGTTGAAAGGGCTGCGTTAGGGTTCATGTGCAAGCAGATTATAGACATGGGTAGGTTAGTGTGGATGAAGGAACATGGATTAGAAGCGCAGTTTGTCAAATACGTACCATCTAGTGTCTCTCCTGAAAACCACCTACTAATTGCTAGAAGCACCAATCTTTCTTGA
- the LOC133721253 gene encoding uncharacterized protein LOC133721253 produces MSAQGFGYWLQWQVGLCALIITGPSIIALKYVKNSKQEPLNSVDLWSTCWKSVDPIWLLFYRAFAFLCLAKMLYDFFAIFPMFTLVFYTQWTFILVTLYFGLGTIISAHGCFVARNELKGKPKSKSQQKAGFFGNLMQIMYQTSAGASMLTDIVFWCLILPFLTSMEFEMTLLIGAMHAVNAGFLIVDTALNRLPFPSLGFVYFVLFGSLYITFQWTIHALGVDWWPYPFLELNTPWAPVCYFGLALVHIPCYWIYTLVVKAKGSILPKLFPRTFDRLHS; encoded by the exons ATGTCTGCTCAAGGCTTTGGCTACTGGCTTCAATGGCAAGTGGGACTTTGTGCTTTGATTATCACAGGTCCTTCTATTATAGCTCTCAAATATGTCAAGAATTCAAAGCAAGAACCTTTGAATTCTGTTGACTTGTGGAGTACATGTTGGAAATCAGTGGATCCTATTTGGCTTCTGTTCTACAGAGCTTTCGCTTTCCTTTGCTTGGCCAAAATGCTCTACGACTTTTTCGCCATATTCCCAATGTTCACACTCGTTTTCTACACCCA GTGGACTTTTATACTCGTTACTCTCTATTTTGGG CTGGGGACGATTATATCTGCTCATGGATGTTTTGTTGCAAGGAATGAATTGAAGGGCAAACCCAAGTCAAAAAGCCAACAAAAAGCAGGATTCTTTGGAAATCTAATGCAGATTATGTATCAG ACAAGTGCAGGTGCTTCTATGCTTACAGATATAGTTTTTTGGTGTCTCATACTTCCATTTCTAACAAGTATGGAATTTGAAATGACCCTG TTGATAGGAGCTATGCATGCTGTAAATGCCGGTTTTCTTATTGTGGATACCGCTCTCAATAGACTT CCGTTTCCTTCGTTAGGGTTTGTATACTTTGTGCTCTTTGGCTCCCTCTACATCACTTTCCAATGGACCATTCACGCCCTTGGTGTTGACTG GTGGCCATATCCTTTTCTTGAGCTAAATACACCTTGGGCGCCTGTATG TTATTTTGGGTTGGCATTGGTTCATATTCCCTGTTATTGGATATATACCTTGGTCGTGAAGGCAAAAGGTTCAATTCTCCCCAAATTGTTTCCCCGTACATTTGACAGGTTGCATTCATAA
- the LOC133721236 gene encoding uncharacterized protein LOC133721236: MALVVYWYDFVCFGIVGFSLVWALWVIWRKEGASERVEDSTAYESLLVTRPDGEVFVSALPKGHVSTSQLWTSCWKGLHPGWLLAIRFVSFLVLAGFLAWDILAWDASIFIYYTEWTFTLVMLYFALGTIVSGYGWWLSSNKPFSANGTRIDLEENNASVNTYRKNGNSGTIKLQSRYAQEEIQLRAGFWGYLMQIAFQTCAGAVVLTDIVFWCVIVPFLSTSHLGLNMLMGCMHTLNAFFILLDTSLNSLPFPWFRLSYFVLWSCLYVIFQWVIHAFGFPWWPYPFLELDTPWATLWYFIMALMHIPCYGIFALIMKAKYSIFPKLFPHAFVRPY, translated from the exons ATGGCACTCGTGGTTTACTGGTACGACTTCGTCTGCTTCGGCATTGTTGGCTTCTCCCTGGTTTGGGCTTTGTGGGTCATCTGGAGGAAGGAAGGAGCTTCGGAGAGAGTCGAAGACAGCACCGCGTATGAGAGCCTTCTGGTGACCCGACCCGATGGCGAGGTGTTCGTGAGTGCATTGCCCAAGGGACATGTTAGTACTTCGCAGCTCTGGACTAGTTGCTGGAAAGGGCTTCACCCTGGTTGGCTCTTGGCCATTCGGTTTGTGTCGTTTCTGGTCTTGGCCGGCTTCTTGGCTTGGGATATTTTGGCCTGGGATGCTTCCATTTTCATTTACTACACCGA GTGGACTTTCACATTGGTTATGCTGTATTTTGCG TTGGGGACCATAGTGTCTGGTTATGGATGGTGGTTGTCCTCAAACAAACCCTTCTCTGCAAATGGGACAAGAATAGATTTGGAAGAGAATAATGCAAGTGTTAATACTTATAGGAAAAATGGAAATAGCGGAACCATCAAATTGCAAAGCCGCTATGCTCAGGAGGAGATTCAACTCAGAGCAGGATTTTGGGGATATCTCATGCAAATTGCATTCCAG ACTTGTGCAGGAGCAGTTGTGCTCACGGACATTGTCTTTTGGTGTGTCATCGTCCCATTTTTATCAACTTCTCACCTCGGCCTAAATATG TTGATGGGTTGCATGCATACTTTGAACGCGTTTTTTATTCTTCTGGACACCAGTCTTAATAGCCTT CCATTTCCTTGGTTCCGTCTTTCATATTTTGTTCTTTGGAGCTGCCTCTACGTCATCTTCCAATGGGTCATTCATGCCTTCGGTTTCCCATG GTGGCCATATCCGTTCCTCGAGCTTGATACACCATGGGCTACATTATG GTATTTTATTATGGCCTTGATGCACATCCCTTGTTATGGGATTTTTGCGCTGATTATGAAAGCCAAGTATTCAATTTTCCCCAAATTGTTTCCTCATGCTTTCGTGAGGCCATACTAG
- the LOC133722520 gene encoding short-chain dehydrogenase reductase 3b-like: MSKPRLEGKVALITGAAGGIGEEAARLFAANGAFVVVADIQDELGLQVVASIASERVSYFHCDVRDENQVEQTVSYTLEKYGSLNILFSNAGIMGPMTGILDLDIQGFDNTMITNVRGVAATIKHATRAMVARKIRGSIICTTSVAGSLGGTAPHAYTTSKHALIGLVRSACSELGAYGIRVNCISPFGVATPLSCKAYNLEPNEVEANSCAIANLKGTVLKARHVAEAALFLASDESGYVSGHNLVVDGGFSVVDHSFSPN; this comes from the exons ATGTCTAAGCCAAG GTTGGAGGGCAAGGTGGCCCTCATCACTGGTGCAGCTGGTGGCATTGGTGAGGAAGCAGCAAGACTTTTCGCAGCGAATGGAGCTTTCGTTGTCGTAGCTGATATTCAAGACGAATTGGGTCTTCAAGTTGTGGCCTCAATAGCCTCGGAAAGAGTTTCATACTTCCACTGCGACGTCAGAGACGAAAACCAAGTTGAACAAACAGTAAGTTACACATTGGAAAAATACGGCAGCCTAAATATTTTGTTCAGCAATGCAGGCATTATGGGTCCAATGACTGGCATTTTAGACCTCGACATCCAAGGTTTCGACAACACAATGATCACAAATGTCCGCGGAGTTGCAGCAACAATCAAGCACGCCACGCGTGCCATGGTGGCTAGAAAAATCCGCGGTTCAATTATATGCACTACAAGCGTTGCAGGTTCACTTGGAGGTACAGCTCCACATGCTTatacaacatcaaaacatgCCTTAATCGGGTTGGTGAGATCGGCTTGCAGTGAGCTTGGTGCTTATGGGATTCGAGTAAATTGTATTTCCCCATTTGGTGTTGCAACGCCTCTTTCGTGTAAGGCTTATAACTTGGAGCCGAATGAGGTCGAAGCCAACAGCTGTGCCATTGCAAACTTGAAGGGGACTGTGTTGAAGGCTAGGCATGTCGCAGAGGCAGCTCTGTTCCTTGCTTCAGATGAATCGGGTTACGTTAGCGGACACAACTTAGTTGTTGATGGAGGCTTCTCGGTGGTTGATCACAGTTTTTCACCCAACTAA